A region of Vitis vinifera cultivar Pinot Noir 40024 chromosome 13, ASM3070453v1 DNA encodes the following proteins:
- the LOC100267090 gene encoding large ribosomal subunit protein eL30 isoform X1, translating to MAAPKKTKKTQENINNKLALVMKSGKYTLGYKTVLKSLRSSKGKLILISNNCPPLRKSEIEYYAMLSKVSVHHFHGSECLISMIQCTICGLFYWYFDDDLACDFSGFFFFFLIKVFVHFAWSACFSPLACV from the exons ATGGCGGCCCCCAAGAAAACC AAGAAGACTCAAGAAAACATCAACAACAAGCTCGCTCTCGTGATGAAGAGCGGCAAGTACACGCTCGGCTACAAGACCGTGCTCAAGAGCCTCAGAAGCTCCAAGG GAAAATTGATTCTGATTTCGAACAATTGTCCGCCGCTCCGAAAATCGGAGATCGAGTACTATGCGATGCTTTCCAAAGTCAGCGTGCACCATTTTCATGGGAGTGAGTGCTTAATTTCTATGATTCAATGTACTATTTGTGGTTTGTTTTATTGgtattttgatgatgatttggCTTGTGATTTttcagggtttttttttttttttttaattaaggtCTTTGTTCATTTCGCATGGAGTGCTTGTTTTTCTCCATTGGCTTGTGTTTGA
- the LOC100267090 gene encoding large ribosomal subunit protein eL30 isoform X2 yields MAAPKKTKKTQENINNKLALVMKSGKYTLGYKTVLKSLRSSKGKLILISNNCPPLRKSEIEYYAMLSKVSVHHFHGNNVDLGTACGKYFRVSCLSIVDPGDSDIIKQMPSDH; encoded by the exons ATGGCGGCCCCCAAGAAAACC AAGAAGACTCAAGAAAACATCAACAACAAGCTCGCTCTCGTGATGAAGAGCGGCAAGTACACGCTCGGCTACAAGACCGTGCTCAAGAGCCTCAGAAGCTCCAAGG GAAAATTGATTCTGATTTCGAACAATTGTCCGCCGCTCCGAAAATCGGAGATCGAGTACTATGCGATGCTTTCCAAAGTCAGCGTGCACCATTTTCATGGGA ATAATGTTGATCTGGGAACAGCATGTGGCAAGTATTTCCGGGTCTCTTGCCTGAGCATTGTCGATCCAG GTGATTCTGATATCATCAAGCAAATGCCTAGTGACCACTGA